The Hordeum vulgare subsp. vulgare chromosome 7H, MorexV3_pseudomolecules_assembly, whole genome shotgun sequence DNA window tatatatatgcatacgaTCGAGCGCCGGATGGAGGAGAGGTAAAATTAATTGAGTTGACAACAGAATGGAGGCCTCCCCCAATGTGCAGAGCAAGTCAAATGAGCTGCTCCTGGCTGCGGGGTTAGGCGATGTGCAGCAGATAAAGCGCCTTCTTCCGCAGCACAAGGAAGAAGATGTGGCGCGCCAAGTCGTCCTCCACGTTGCGGAGGATGATTTCGACGGACAAGGACCTGCGGCTGCCATAGCAGATGCAGATGCAGATGCGGCGGTCACTGCTACGGGAGACTCCATCCTGCATGTGGTCGCGTGCGGAGGCCATGCTCGTTTCTTGGAGTGCGCGACGGTGATCTTCGGCAGGGCGAACCACCTTCTCGGCGCCCGCAACGGCAATGGCGACACCCCACTACACTGCGCGGCACGGCTGGGGCATGCTAGGATGGTCACCCATCTCCTGGGTCTGGCAAGAGCCAGACACGGTGATGGTGGTGAGGTGGTGAAGGGGATCCTGCGGACGCAGAACGGCAAGGGAGAGACGGTGCTGCATGAAGCTATCCGCTTGGAAGACAAGGACATGGTCGGCGTGCTACTGTCGGCGGACTCGCAGCTAGCCCGTGTCCCGGTGGCCGACGGCATCTCGCCCTTGTACTTGTCCCTCTTGCTGGGTCTCGGGGACATTGCAAGGCAGCTCTTTGTGGGAGACGAAGCTGTCTCATACTCTGGACCAGACGGCCGAAATGCCTTCCATGCAGCTATTCTAGGCACGCCGGGCAAAGGTATATCTTTAATTAATTTTCTACCCAAAACATGCAAGCTTGCCTCACTTCAAATGTGACAAGGTCTCGATTGTGTTTTCGACAAATTATTTATTGTAGTGGTGGAGTAGAAAGGGATAAAATTTCAGAGTACCAAAACAAAAGACAAGAAATAACAAGTGATACTATAATGGCGCACGGTGTCCAGAAATTATTTGTGCTTGATTCCTTCATTCATAAAAAGTTCTAAAAAACCATGACACATTATGTGGAATAAAAAGTTTCGTAGTACAAGTTGATTTCATTATATTTTTACCAGCTGTGAAATAAGACAAAAAAATGATACTCCTTTGGTCCATTATCTAAGTTACAATTTGGGTCTACACAAGGCCACTATCTCTTCCCAAGAGGAATAGGCTAGGTTTTTTTGCCTTGTACGGTGTTATTAATGCGAATGCTGCATGCAACCATAGAGAAGGAATGAGTACATGATTTTATTTGGAAATTAATTAAGAGAGAGTAGGGAAAACAGTATATAGTCATTCACTTGGCTGATAGTGATAGGTAATCATTGCAGAGTCAATAGAAATGCTATTGGAAAGGAACAAAGATCTTATCAGACAAGGAGAGAGATCAACGGGAAGCACACCCCTTCACTGGGCAGCCAAATGGGAGGGACCCATCAGATTGCTACTCAAGGCTGACCCAGCTGCAGCATATCTGCAAGACAGCGATTGGTCGTTTCCCATACATGTAGCTGCATTGGAGGGCAAAGCGGATGCAGTTTTGGCTTTGCTGGAGAGTAGCCCTTGCTGTGCTGAGCTACGTGACGGCAAGGGCAGGACATTCCTCCATGTTGCCGCcacggaggcggaggaggagttcAAGGTCAGCCTCGTCAGAAAGGCTTGCATATGGCATGGCAAGTTGTTTGCATCGTCATCCATGAACATACAGGACGATGAAGGGAACACTGCGCTGCACCTGGCTGTTCTGGCAGGGAATATAGACGCAGTCCGTGCTCTGGTGTCAGTACCAGAGGTCAAGCTGACCTTAAGAAACAacaaaagagaaacaccaaaggaAACTGCATTCATCCGGGTACACAGGGCGCGGTCGTCCGTCTACAGCTGGGTAACTATTTCTTTCTCTTTCCTTCCATGCACGAGTAACTACTCTATTGCGGGCCGTCGATGGGCATAGAAAAAGCCGTCGGCGGTGACAGTTATGCTGGTAGTGGTACGAGTTATGCTTCATGCTAGTTATTTGTTCTTGCAGAACTCACGGTATAGAATACTTCTCTTGTTGAGAGATGCCACGGGTGTTTCGTCACGGTTCATACTCCCCAAAAGAGATGCTCTAGGTGAAATGGAAAGATCGCAGAACATCGCCGGCCACACGCAGATCATCGGTCTTGGCTCCGTTCTGATCACGACCGTGACGTTCGCCGCAGCCTTTGCCGTGCCTGGTGGCTACCGAGCAGATGACCACGACAAGGGCGGCACGCCTACGCTTGCCGGGCACCACTTCTTCGACGCATTCGTCATTGCCAACACACTGGCATTCATTTGCTCCGCACTATCCATGCTCTTTCTCATGTATGCAGGGGTGGGCTCGGACGTAGAAAGACGCATGTGGTCCTTGTCAATCTCCCTAAACCTCCTGGCTAGTTCGGCTAGGAGCCTTGTCGCCTCCTTCATTTTCGGGATGTACTCCATACTGGCTCCGGTTGATCGAAAAACGGCCCTTTTTTCTTGCATCATCACGGTTGTCCCGCTCGGGGTGGTGGAGATGGGTCTGTCCTACATAATGTTGATAATGGTACACAGTGACAAAGCGGTGATGACAAGGAGGTTTGTAAATCTCCAAGGGTGGTGGAGGCTGCGGGGATTGGCGGTACCAGTGTGGGCCATCCTATGTACGCTGATATTACAATTCTGGCCATACATTATCATTCAGGCTACATTTCATTAACATATTCCAGTATTTGGATACATACATACTTATTTACCAAATTATTTTAACCAATTGTAATTCCATTGCAAGCAAAGTTAATCATCCCAATTTTTTTTATCATCATAATTTGGCAGACGACAtgtatcttttcttttttgcggGTCTATGTGTCATTTGGTTTAGTGTGAAGTACCTTATGGGCCATCAAAGGCAGTCAATTATGTTACTCGCTTTCTTAAATAAAAACATATTATTGCTACTactcatctttgaaaggtgggacTCGACCGTGCATGTAGTGTGCTAGAGTAACAAAGCTCATCGCCTTGGGATTCCACTATATATGAGTAGGTGGACAATATGATTGTTTCTCGGGTTGCAACATACATACATGTTTGCTAGTCATAATAATGACCTAATACTATATGCCGTACAAAATAATGTCTGAAGTTCCTTTTTTTGTGGCAGGATGTTGGAACTTACTTTAAACACCAATTTACCATAAATGAAATAAAAGCCTTATTTACCAGGTGAATGGCATAAAAGTACGTGTCGGTCCTACAACAATGTTTGAAGCAATTTAAAATATTATACAAAATAATGTTTAAGATTATATAAATGAAAATTTAAGACAAAGATTATATACCAAGCGTACATTTCATATGCTCATTGCCTTTTGATTGACCACACCCATTGTGAATAGGTCGAGGAAACGACTGCTTCTCACGTTGCAACATACGGACTTGTTTGTTGGTCATAATGAATGATGCAGTACTATATGCCATGCAAAATAGTGATTGAGGTTAAAAACAATTCAAATTACAAGAAATGAAATAAATCCATTATCTACGGGGCCT harbors:
- the LOC123411898 gene encoding protein ACCELERATED CELL DEATH 6-like, producing the protein MEASPNVQSKSNELLLAAGLGDVQQIKRLLPQHKEEDVARQVVLHVAEDDFDGQGPAAAIADADADAAVTATGDSILHVVACGGHARFLECATVIFGRANHLLGARNGNGDTPLHCAARLGHARMVTHLLGLARARHGDGGEVVKGILRTQNGKGETVLHEAIRLEDKDMVGVLLSADSQLARVPVADGISPLYLSLLLGLGDIARQLFVGDEAVSYSGPDGRNAFHAAILGTPGKESIEMLLERNKDLIRQGERSTGSTPLHWAAKWEGPIRLLLKADPAAAYLQDSDWSFPIHVAALEGKADAVLALLESSPCCAELRDGKGRTFLHVAATEAEEEFKVSLVRKACIWHGKLFASSSMNIQDDEGNTALHLAVLAGNIDAVRALVSVPEVKLTLRNNKRETPKETAFIRVHRARSSVYSWNSRYRILLLLRDATGVSSRFILPKRDALGEMERSQNIAGHTQIIGLGSVLITTVTFAAAFAVPGGYRADDHDKGGTPTLAGHHFFDAFVIANTLAFICSALSMLFLMYAGVGSDVERRMWSLSISLNLLASSARSLVASFIFGMYSILAPVDRKTALFSCIITVVPLGVVEMGLSYIMLIMVHSDKAVMTRRFVNLQGWWRLRGLAVPVWAILCTLILQFWPYIIIQATFH